One Helianthus annuus cultivar XRQ/B chromosome 7, HanXRQr2.0-SUNRISE, whole genome shotgun sequence genomic region harbors:
- the LOC110892685 gene encoding glutamic acid-rich protein-like produces MGYRGPLNKANYLKACFSKPYKFLIHSVLHALSHRKGGYDVMMDYQMSMATTLVLNKKYNFSKIVFHYMVENITSKSKTWVYPRFVQMILDHAYPELEKDEKNDLLMLYHMDNETLKVLARYHTNHPEPSTKAEFFGFIKDKNYQDPNPVDHQNWRNEKEMKEASYADELKILENFKETRNEWFLKGEKKKRSKKATPKVQVEEGSSSQPKKRRKKSVETMLVDESDKEDEAEAEGDAEGDDVRLSPESAKLLKSLTDYNAETEKTAGDEGDNEDKSSSSSSDEDIDETERPERIRAEIEKEKKLKRKRREDKDDELYNPSPEHVIESQTPPSSGGRKKTSARKRLVSPQAARRKITIKLPKHTLKSKPNQPPSPPPEPSPPKSPHQSPPKQPTPRPSPPPQTEKHFSPPHLSLPHLSPPHEQPIVTSQQIFQTPPSTGPPVQTTLGSSGYKDFPHIPVNIPLEDIGDFSFASDEQVKRLEKKVEEVLVENKKLLDREKKLEKHVKSMEAENSSLLKKVEADQAEIDIMKVKIAELEEEKARRDEQNKYFKLKNKELEAANAQKDQKMYMMNKVLESLIGMSVEQKFKEIQVEEVRAIRQAVIDAEMKNNGKRVEGTSDVAERAIVLSSVTESPIQNPCPISTVSGIFEEDVLIDDVIDDEEEVDEDDEDEEVDEDKTDDADDVFSASSHSDDGNDDDDGQGGTGIKVTEASNEENVDDYLHDDANEEPEDATGEEENVDDQNVYKREKLILHLEPEVEEGEIRHTYTMNDIIEMTCIDDPNFKFDFEEELNAFDMNQQPDYQYKYVEEADNYDRVEVEDCNDKGM; encoded by the coding sequence ATGGGATATAGAGGACCACTGAACAAGGCTAACTACTTGAAAGCATGTTTTTCCAAGCCTTACAAGTTTCTTATACATTCAGTGTTGCATGCTCTAAGTCACAGGAAAGGTGGCTATGATGTTATGATGGATTATCAAATGAGCATGGCGACGACACTCGTGTTAAACAAGAAGtataatttttcaaagattgtgTTCCATTACATGGTAGAGAATATTACTTCGAAAAGCAAGACATGGGTTTATCCACGATTTGTACAAATGATACTGGATCATGCTTATCCAGAGTTAGAAAAAGATGAaaagaatgatttgttgatgttgtaCCATATGGATAATGAGACGTTGAAAGTTTTAGCAAGATATCACACAAACCATCCAGAGCCATCAACAAAAGCTGAATTCTTTGGGTTTATCAAAGACAAAAATTATCAAGATCCAAATCCAGTTGATCACCAGAACTGGAGAAAtgagaaagagatgaaagaagCAAGTTATGCTGATGAGTTGAaaattcttgaaaatttcaaagaAACGAGGAATGAGTGGTTTCTGAAAGGAGAAAAGAAAAAGAGGAGCAAAAAAGCAACTCCTAAAGTTCAAGTAGAGGAGGGATCATCTTCTCAACCAAAGAAGCGTCGAAAAAAAAGTGTTGAGACTATGCTAGTTGATGAATCTGATAAAGAAGATGAAGCAGAAGCTGAAGGTGATGCTGAAGGAGATGACGTTCGTTTATCTCCTGAATCTGCAAAGTTGTTGAAATCTCTTACCGATTATAATGCTGAAACAGAGAAGACAGCTGGTGATGAAGGTGATAATGAAGATaaaagttcatcaagttcatctGATGAAGATATTGATGAAACTGAACGTCCAGAAAGAATTAGAGCTGAGATTGAAAAAGAGAAAAAGCTaaagagaaagaggagagagGATAAAGATGATGAGTTGTATAATCCATCTCCTGAGCATGTTATAGAATCTCAGACACCTCCATCATCTGGTGGTAGGAAGAAGACAAGTGCAAGAAAACGCCTTGTATCTCCTCAAGCAGCAAGAAGAAAAATAACAATCAAGCTGCCTAAACACACATTAAAGTCAAAACCAAatcaaccaccatcaccaccacctgaacCATCACCACCTAAATCACCACATCAATCACCTCCAAAACAACCCACACCACGACCATCACCTCCACCACAAACTGAAAAACATTTTTCACCACCACATCTTTCACTGCCACATCTATCACCACCACATGAACAACCTATTGTTACTTCACAACAAATTTTCCAAACACCACCATCTACAGGACCACCTGTTCAAACCACTCTTGGATCTTCGGGATACAAAGATTTTCCTCACATACCAGTAAATATTCCTCTAGAAGACATTGGTGATTTTAGCTTTGCAAGTGATGAGCAAGTAAAAAGGTTGGAAAAGAAGGTTGAAGAAGTATTGGTTGAGAACAAGAAGTTGTTGGATCGAGAGAAGAAATTGGAAAAGCATGTTAAGTCTATGGAAGCTGAAAATTCTTCATTGTTAAAGAAAGTTGAAGCTGATCAGGCAGAGATTGATATTATGAAAGTGAAAATTGCTGAGTTGGAAGAAGAGAAAGCACGCAGAGATGAGCAGAACAAATATTTCAAACTGAAGAATAAAGAATTAGAAGCTGCTAATGCACAGAAAGATCAAAAGATGTATATGATGAACAAGGTGCTAGAAAGTTTGATTGGTATGTCTGTTGAACAAAAATTTAAAGAAATTCAAGTTGAGGAAGTTAGAGCTATACGTCAAGCTGTGATTGATGCTGAAATGAAAAATAATGGCAAACGTGTTGAAGGTACTTCTGATGTTGCTGAGAGAGCAATTGTTCTATCTTCTGTTACTGAGTCTCCTATTCAGAATCCTTGTCCTATATCTACTGTTTCCGGTATTTTTGAAGAGGATGTATTGATTGATGATGTtattgatgatgaggaagaggtcgatgaggatgatgaagatgaggaAGTTGATGAAGATAAGACAGATGATGCAGACGATGTATTCTCTGCAAGTAGTCATAGTGACGATGGTAATGATGATGACGACGGTCAAGGTGGTACAGGGATTAAAGTTACAGAAGCATCTAATGAAGAGAATGTCGATGATTATCTTCATGATGATGCAAATGAAGAGCCTGAGGATGCTACAGGTGAGGAGGAGAACGTTGATGATCAAAACGTTTATAAAAGAGAAAAGTTGATTTTGCATCTAGAGCCTGAAGTCGAGGAAGGAGAAATCAGGCATACTTATACCATGAATGATATTATCGAGATGACGTGTATTGATGATCCTAACTTCAAGTTTGACTTTGAAGAAGAGTTGAATGCGTTTGATATGAACCAACAGCCCGACTATCAGTACAAGTATGTTGAAGAGGCAGATAACTATGATCGAGTCGAGGTTGAAGACTGCAACGATAAGGGAATGTGA